Proteins from a genomic interval of Streptomyces sp. NBC_00820:
- a CDS encoding ATP-binding cassette domain-containing protein, whose translation MRATGLVKRYGNVVAIRESDFEIRAGEVLAVVGDNGAGKSSLIKALTGALVPDAGSIELNGRPVHFRGPRDARAAGIETVYQTLAVAPQMDIAANLFLGRPLRRPGVLGSTLRMLDHKAMRARAAEQLDRLGIATVQDITQLVGTLSGGQRQAVAVARAAMFGTSLIILDEPTAALGVRESRQVLNLIARIRDRGVPVVLISHDMPQVFEIADRIHVHRLGRRTALVTPRTCTMTEVVGLMTGALRTGSDGTLLENTAQPMPPDEAPHPRASESAE comes from the coding sequence ATGCGGGCGACGGGACTCGTGAAGCGGTACGGCAACGTCGTGGCCATCCGCGAGTCCGACTTCGAGATCCGCGCCGGCGAGGTCCTCGCGGTCGTCGGTGACAACGGCGCGGGCAAGTCCAGCCTGATCAAGGCCCTCACCGGGGCGCTCGTACCGGACGCGGGATCCATCGAGCTGAACGGCCGCCCGGTCCATTTCCGCGGGCCTCGCGACGCGCGCGCCGCGGGGATCGAGACGGTCTACCAGACCCTCGCCGTCGCACCGCAGATGGACATAGCCGCCAACCTCTTCCTGGGCCGCCCCCTGCGCCGCCCCGGGGTCCTGGGGTCGACGCTGCGCATGCTCGACCACAAGGCGATGCGGGCCCGCGCGGCCGAGCAGCTGGACCGGCTCGGCATCGCCACCGTCCAGGACATCACCCAGCTCGTCGGCACCCTGTCCGGCGGTCAGCGGCAGGCCGTGGCCGTGGCACGCGCCGCGATGTTCGGCACCAGCCTGATCATCCTGGACGAGCCGACCGCCGCGCTGGGCGTGCGGGAGTCGCGCCAGGTGCTGAACCTGATCGCCCGTATCCGCGACCGCGGCGTGCCCGTCGTCCTCATCAGCCACGACATGCCGCAGGTCTTCGAGATCGCCGACCGCATCCACGTGCACCGCCTCGGCAGGCGGACCGCCCTGGTCACCCCGCGGACCTGCACGATGACCGAGGTGGTGGGCCTCATGACCGGCGCGCTGCGGACGGGCTCCGACGGCACCCTGCTGGAGAACACCGCACAGCCCATGCCCCCGGACGAGGCTCCGCACCCGCGCGCCTCGGAGTCCGCCGAATGA